One segment of Haloplanus natans DSM 17983 DNA contains the following:
- a CDS encoding universal stress protein: MVILTAIDRDPGCKGVVETAYELATSMDKQLVILHVVPEDGDEGAAREQVEEIVTSVIGDLDGVDLRIMPEQTRRDLPTGRTANHILQVAEEIDPDYIVIGSRKRTGLGKILLGSVSKLILANADVPVVTVEQTRKAEAE, from the coding sequence ATGGTGATACTGACAGCCATTGACAGGGACCCCGGCTGCAAGGGGGTCGTCGAGACGGCGTACGAACTCGCGACGAGCATGGACAAGCAACTGGTGATCCTCCACGTCGTGCCGGAGGACGGGGACGAGGGGGCGGCGCGGGAACAGGTCGAGGAGATAGTCACGTCGGTCATCGGTGACCTCGACGGCGTGGACCTTCGGATCATGCCGGAGCAGACCCGGCGCGACCTGCCGACGGGACGGACAGCGAATCACATCCTGCAGGTGGCCGAGGAGATAGATCCGGACTACATCGTCATCGGGTCGCGCAAGCGGACGGGGCTCGGCAAAATCCTGCTCGGAAGCGTCTCGAAACTCATTCTCGCCAACGCGGACGTGCCCGTCGTGACGGTCGAACAGACGCGGAAGGCGGAGGCGGAGTAG
- a CDS encoding MFS transporter, translating to MSDTDDSGLRAVPWRSATLYVILACSLMGVMGVSLVSPVLPDLRSVFGVTDAQVGLVITAYTLPGVVVTPFVGLVADRFGRRRVIVPLLFLFAVAGAGVAFARTFAEVIALRFLQGVGASALITLAVTLIGDVYEGSSRDAVMGVNGSTIGTGAAFYPLLGGALAGIRWSAPFLFFGVGALVGLLALVALVEPDAERSTDVRTYLGRLRAVAVLPRALAVFVALFAAFVIFYGAVLTALPLLLRDAYGLGAGRIGATLSTVALASAAVSSQYGRISERFRPARLVAVGFVAYGLGLFGVRLAPSPLAVAAALLVFGVGFGVVMPSIDTTVVTLVDDDLRAGVMGLRTSVLRLGQTVGPVAFTVTADRGFATTVAGYRVLLVVVGVVAVLGGGGYLLLSR from the coding sequence GTGTCGGACACCGACGACAGTGGGTTGAGGGCCGTGCCGTGGCGTTCCGCCACGCTCTATGTCATCCTCGCGTGTTCGCTGATGGGCGTCATGGGCGTCTCGCTGGTCAGCCCCGTCCTGCCCGACCTCCGGTCCGTCTTCGGCGTCACCGACGCGCAGGTGGGCCTGGTGATCACGGCGTACACCCTGCCCGGCGTCGTCGTCACGCCTTTCGTCGGCCTCGTCGCCGACCGCTTCGGCCGGCGTCGCGTGATCGTCCCCCTCCTCTTTCTGTTCGCCGTCGCCGGTGCCGGCGTGGCCTTCGCCCGCACCTTCGCCGAGGTGATCGCCCTCCGCTTTCTTCAGGGCGTCGGCGCCAGCGCCCTCATCACGCTCGCGGTGACGCTCATCGGCGACGTATACGAGGGCTCGAGCCGTGACGCCGTGATGGGCGTCAACGGGAGTACGATCGGCACCGGTGCGGCCTTCTATCCGCTTCTCGGGGGCGCGCTCGCCGGGATTCGCTGGTCGGCCCCCTTCCTCTTTTTCGGCGTCGGCGCCCTCGTTGGCCTCCTCGCTCTCGTCGCCCTCGTCGAGCCCGATGCCGAGCGCTCGACGGACGTGCGGACGTATCTCGGTCGCCTCCGCGCGGTGGCCGTCCTCCCGCGAGCGCTCGCCGTCTTCGTCGCGCTCTTTGCCGCCTTCGTCATCTTCTATGGCGCCGTCCTCACCGCGCTCCCGTTGCTCCTGCGCGACGCCTACGGCCTCGGCGCCGGCCGGATCGGTGCCACGCTCTCGACCGTCGCGCTCGCGAGTGCCGCCGTCTCCTCGCAGTATGGCCGGATTTCGGAGCGGTTCCGGCCGGCACGGCTCGTCGCCGTCGGCTTCGTCGCCTACGGCTTGGGGCTGTTCGGCGTCCGCCTCGCTCCCTCGCCGCTTGCCGTCGCCGCCGCGCTCCTCGTCTTCGGCGTCGGCTTCGGCGTCGTGATGCCCTCCATCGACACCACGGTCGTCACGCTCGTCGACGACGATTTGCGGGCGGGCGTGATGGGCCTCCGGACCAGCGTCCTCCGTCTCGGGCAGACGGTTGGTCCCGTCGCGTTCACCGTCACCGCGGATCGCGGGTTCGCGACGACCGTCGCCGGCTACCGCGTTCTGCTCGTCGTCGTCGGCGTCGTGGCCGTCCTCGGCGGCGGCGGCTATCTCCTCCTGTCGCGGTGA
- a CDS encoding ABC transporter ATP-binding protein: protein MTNLRAENLSYEVDGDRILDRVSLDVASGETVAVVGPSGAGKSSLLRLLDRLDEPTGGTVYLDGTDYRTLDPRTLRKRVGLVPQNPALRSGTVRENVTIGPRLRGESVGEERLVGLLEAVGLGDYADRDASDLSGGEAQRVAIARTVINDPEVLLLDEPTASLDSEAEAEVERLLADLLASGERTVVLVTHDERQAERLADRVARLRDGRIVDVGAPREVIT, encoded by the coding sequence ATGACGAACCTGCGTGCCGAGAACCTGAGTTACGAGGTCGATGGCGACCGCATCCTCGATCGGGTGTCACTCGACGTCGCGAGCGGGGAGACGGTCGCCGTCGTCGGCCCCTCCGGCGCCGGCAAGTCGTCGCTGTTGCGCCTGCTCGACCGCCTCGACGAGCCGACCGGCGGAACCGTCTATCTCGACGGGACCGACTACCGCACGCTCGACCCCCGGACGCTCCGCAAGCGGGTGGGGCTGGTGCCCCAGAACCCCGCGCTCCGGAGCGGGACCGTCCGCGAGAACGTCACCATCGGACCGCGCCTGCGTGGGGAGTCGGTGGGTGAGGAGCGCCTCGTTGGCCTCCTAGAGGCCGTTGGTCTCGGCGACTACGCCGACCGGGACGCGAGCGACCTCTCCGGTGGGGAGGCCCAGCGGGTGGCTATCGCCCGGACGGTGATCAACGACCCGGAGGTGCTCCTGCTCGACGAGCCGACGGCGAGTCTCGACAGCGAGGCCGAAGCGGAGGTCGAACGCCTGCTAGCCGACCTCCTCGCGTCCGGCGAGCGGACGGTGGTCCTCGTCACACACGACGAGCGACAGGCCGAGCGGCTGGCCGACCGCGTGGCGCGGCTGCGCGACGGGCGGATCGTCGACGTGGGGGCGCCACGGGAGGTGATCACGTGA